The window ATCGCGCGTCAAACCTCCCGCAAGATATACGGCGTCACGAATGTGTAAATCGCCACTAGTTCTGTGGATGCCAGGCTTGCGAACTTCTCCTGAAACCGTAATTTCAGGAGGATCTTCAAAATCGTAACGGCTGAATACGCGAATGGTGTCCAGCGACTGAAGGAGTAAGTCGGACTTTGGATCTCCTTTTAAGGCTTCGTCCAAGTTGAATGCAATGACAGAGGGCCGGAAATCCGGAGCTGATAGACGGATGACCTCCGCATGGCGCCGCGACGGCTCAGGAAGCATATCGCTGTAGGAGTGCAGCAAGTCGGAAATCTTCATTCCTTCTCGATAACCGTACTTGCCAGGACGAAACACGTGACCATCCAAGTAGATTGCCTGTTGAGCATAAGGAAGAATGGGAAAGATTCTTACGCGGTCCCCATCCTGTACTCTGAATGAAGCAAGAGCCTTACTGACCTGGTCCGCGCTGTCCGAATTCGGCAAATCAAGGCTCAACATCGTCCGATTCTGATGCGCTTGCACTCGCTCAATCTCTATGTGGCGAAGGGCTGATGAGGGAAGAAGGCCTCCTGCAAGCTCAAGAACTTCGTCCAGCGAATTTTCGCGCAGCAGTTCGTAGCGAGCGGGACGACGAACCATTCCGTCGACTGCAACCTCCGGTCGGGCTGGCGGAACTTGAATTGAATCGCCAGCTTCAAGCCGCTTAACATCGGAGTTCACCCCGTGCAGCAACAGTTCATAGAGGTCAACTTCCTCCAGCAACTGCTTTCCACGATAGTGCCTTACGACGCGCAGCGATCCCTTTGATGTCGGACCTCCCGCCAAGTACACGGCATTCAGAGCAGTCGACAGTGAACTCACATCGTACGGACCGGGATTGGCGACATCGCCCACGACATAGACGCGGACGGTGCGCAGCCGAGCGAGAGAGATATCGGTCTGAACATCCCGAAACTGGTTGCGAAGCTGTTTCTGGACGGCCTGCTGTACTTCGCCGAGGGTCTTGCCAGCAACGAGAACCGTTCCAACCTCGGGCAGCGATAATCTACCTTCACGGTCCACCACACGCTGAAGCCGTTGTGATACGGAGCCCCATAAATCGACGTTGACGCCGTCCCCAGGACCGATTACATAATCAGGACCAACAGGAACATCCATGGGAAGCTGATCTACGTTGCCCGTCCCATTCTGGAATACGCTCGCGCCGAAGCGCTCCAGATTCTTGCCCTGCGCGGGCAACTGTTCATACAGGTCATAGAGAGACGGCACCATGGCGTAAGGGTTGGGTTTCTTTCGGAATGTGCGATCTGAATCCTGTACTCCCGAAGCTGTCATAACCCGAGGCACAGATGAGGCAGGCTGGTTCGCGCGCGCAAGCACTTCGCGCTCAGAGGGTAACGCTGGCTCGGGCGCTATCGTCGGCACGAGAAGAGACGACGGAGTGACAGCAGACCGGCTCGAGAGCCCTGCGCTTCCGGAACCTCCCAGATCTGCTGAGGCGGTCAGCAATTGCGGCAATTCACTCGGAGTGATGCGGGGCAGGGTGCGATCATCGGGACTAAGAGTGCCTGGCCCGCTATCCGGCGAAGGACCTGCATTCTCCGCTGGCGCACCTGCCCGCACGAGGGGCCTTCGGTTACTCTCCCCACCTGCTCCATCGGCTTCTCTTTGTTTGCTCTCCTGGCGAGTGCTTTCACTATTCTCAAGCTGTTCTACGCTACGTTGGGTGAGACGTGCTTCGAACGCTTCTTCGTCCGTCGGCCTGAGCGGAAGATAGTGACGTTTTTCGATCTCGTCGCTGGCGATCTTTCGGATCGTGAACTCATCCCGAATCAGCGCAAACAACTCAGTATCGCCAAGATCTTCCTCCGCCAGAAGGAGGCCTTGATCCAGAGCCTTTTGAATAAGAACGCGCTTCACCTGTAGCTTGAGGACCGGCTCCTTCCGAAGCAGATCCACGATCACATCTGCAGTCAGTGCAGCATCTGCGTCCGGAGTGGCACTTCGCCCCTGCTGAAGTACTCGGTAGCTCTGCAGAGCCGAGTCCTTATCCCGGGCCTCTGCATAGGGATCAACCGACTGCGCCAAAGAGAAGGTTGCAAAAGAAACTAGGAGGAAGAAAGTCGAAACTGCGAAGGCGGGGAAGAGCTTCATCACACAACCGTTAAGACGAACCGAAAAGAGAAGTTCGCGTGTATTTCCCTAGGCCACTGCCACCGACAAAATCCTCTCATTACGTTAGGTTGAAGCAGCTAAGGAGGGAGCAGTTTACCATACCGAGAGCTATGCATTTAAAGGCTTTGATCACTTGACACCCCGCTTGAGAAGCGTCGAATGACATTGGATATTCAGAATTGATCACCGCATGGAAATAATGGACGCGGCGGGTGGCGAAACCTTGCTGATATTCTCGGAGGACTTGGATAAGCAAGGGCCATAGTCTGAGCCAATGAGTCATTAAGATTAAGGGAAATGAAACAGGCACTCGTGAAAGCCGGTGGCGTGATTGTGCAGGATGTGCCTGCACCACAGGTCAGCCCTAAGAACCTGCTGGTCCGCGTGCGCCATTCATGTGTAAGCGTTGGCACAGAAATGGCAAGCGTCGGGAACTCCGGGATGCCCCTGTACAGCAGAGCGCTGAAGCAGCGGGAACATGCCAGGCGAGTGATCGAGTTGATGCACGATCAAGGGGTGAAACGCACACTTGACCGAGTGTTGGGGAAATTGTCCGCCGGACTCCCAATCGGGTACTCGGCCGCGGGCGAGGTGATTGAGGTCGGACCTGAAGTCTCCGAATTTGCTGTTGGCGATCTAGTTGGGTGTGCCGGTGGAGGCGTGGCCAATCACGCTGAATTTATCGATGTTCCCGTAAACCTAGCAGTGAAAATCCCATGTGGGATCAGCACGGAATTGGCCTCGACAGTGACTCTTGGCGCTATCGCCTTGCAAGGAGTGCGGCGAGCTAATCCAACGTTGGGCGAAACCATTGTGGTGGTTGGCTTAGGTATCTTAGGACAACTAACTACCCAATTATTGCGTGCGAATGGATGTACGGTCTGCGGCGTCGATATCGACTCTGACCGCGTGCAGCTTGCGCTCGCTCACGGAATGGACTTTGGCATAGACGCTTCCACTGAGAATTACGTCGATTGCGTCTGTCGCCTCACGCAGGGCTTTGGAGCGGACGCTGTGATTGTAACGGCGGCAGGCGTAAGCAACACCATCATCAGCGAAGCAATGCAGGCGTGCCGCAAAAAAGGACGCGTTGTGCTGGTGGGAGATGTCGGCCTTGATCTCAAACGTTCCGATTTTTATAAGAAGGAACTCGATTTCCTGATCTCGTGCTCTTATGGACCGGGGCGCTACGATCCTGTGTATGAAGAGGGCGGCCAGGACTATCCGCTCGGATACGTGCGCTGGACGGAAAACCGCAACATGGAAGCGTACCTGCACCTGCTGGCGTCTGGCCGAGTGTCTATTTCCAATTTAGGAATCCGAAAATATTCAATTGACCAGGCACCGCAAGCCTACGACGCTTTAAAGATCGGCCACGAGCGTTCATTGGTCGTGGTCCTTGAATATCCAGAGCGAGAACTTAGCGAGAACCGGGTCGTAATGTTGAAAGTTCCCGCTAAAGGAGACAACAAGATAAAAGTAGCTTTGGTCGGCGCTGGAAATTTCGCGGCTGCCACACACCTGCCGAATCTAATGGGGTTGAAGAATCGCGTTGCTCTCCATTGCGTTATGAGCCGCTCCGGCGCGAACGCCCGCGCTATCGCAGGTCAATTTGGCGCTTCTTATGCAACTACTGAATTCGAGCAGGTTCTCGGCGATCCAGCAATCGATCTCGTGATCATCGCCACACGGCACAATCTACACGGAAGCATGGTATTGAGCGCACTTCGGGCAGGAAAGAACGTTTTTGTGGAGAAGCCGCTTACTTTGAATCCTGACGATCTGGGGGAGATCGAGCGCTTCTATCAGAACAACAACGCTCCGCTCTTGATGACTGGATACAACCGCCGTTTCTCACCACTGATGAAACGCGTTAAACAAATCCTGAAACACCGGACTACGCCCATCATCGTCAACTACCGCATGAATGCTGGCTATGTTGCTCCAGACCACTGGGTACACTCGGCGGAAGGAGGAGGTCGAAATTTGGGTGAGGCATGCCACATCTACGACATCTTCAACTTCCTTACGGAAAGCAGGGCGATGATGATTGATGCGATATCCATTTCGCCCCCGTCAAAACAGTATGGTAAGAACGAGAACTTCGTCGCCAGCATTGCGTATCAGGACGGTTCAGTGGGCACGCTCACCTACACCGCCTTGGGGAGCAAGGCGCATCCAAAGGAAGCTATGGAAATCTTCGTCGATGGCAAAGTGCTGTCAATGATCGAATATAAGTCTCTGACGATTGCGGGAACCAAGGCTGGCGGCTGGAAGTCGATGACGCAGCAGAAGGGTCACAGGGAGGAATTAGAGGCTTTATCAGATTGTCTCCTTCAGAGTGCAGAATGGCCAATCTCTCTCAATGAACAGCTAGAGGCTGCACGGATAGCTTTCGAGATTGAGAAGCAAATCATTCATGGCAGCTCAGTTTTCGATGCTGAGTGAATCGGGATATCCAGCGCCGCGAGACTTTGCAAGCTGAGCAGCTTACGACGAAAGGCGGAGTACATTGCCTGCGTGAGCCGCTGCAGAGCGCAAGGCTGAAAAACGCCCGTTAAGCCGGTTCAGATGACATGGACAGAAAGAACAGTGAGCTGGGGCTGGGAAATTCTTCATTGAAGATATTGCATGTTGTTGGAGCGCGACCCAATTTCGTCAAAGCAGCGGCGGTCTTCCGCGCTCTATCGCAGAACTCGGTCGTCGATCAAGCGATCCTGCACACCGGACAGCACTACGATGTAAATATGTCCGACGTGTTTTTCGAGCAGCTCGACATAGGCACACCACGGTTCAATCTTGGAGTCGGATCGGGTTCTCCCGCCCAACAGACTGCGGACATTATCAAGCGATTTGAGCCTGTTGTCAGCGCAGGACATCCCGACTGGGTGCTTGTATACGGAGACGTTAATTCAACGGTTGCAGCGGCTCTGGTCTGCTCCAAAATAGCAATCAGGTTGGCGCACGTGGAAGCTGGACTACGCTCCTTCGATCGCAGAATGCCAGAGGAAATCAACCGCGTCCTAACCGATCAATTAGCAGACCTCCTGTTTACGCCGTCGGAGGATGCCAATCGCAACCTAGCTTGCGAAGGCATTACCTCTGAAAGGGTGCACTTGGTCGGAAACGTAATGATCGACACATTGATCCGAATGCTGCCGCAGGCGGCATTTGCGATTCCGGCAGACATCCCGGAAAACTTTATTTTGGTGACGCTGCATCGCCCGTCGAACGTGGACGACGCTGATTGGCTCTCCAATATGCTGAAGACCTTACTAGCACTGTCGCAAAGGCTTCCGATTGTGTTTCCAATTCACCCTAGGACGCGAGAACGAATGCGAGCTGCGGGATTGGAAGCATCCGGAGAAAGGATTCATTTCATGAATCCGATTTCTTACGTGAGTTTCCTAGCATTGGAACAACGAGCAAAACTGGTCATAACGGATTCAGGTGGGATTCAGGAAGAAACGACTTTCTTGCGGGTACCCTGCCTTACCCTTCGCGAAAATACTGAGCGTCCGATAACGGTGAGCATGGGTACAAACGAAGTAGTTGGTCGCGATCTGAGCAAAGTTGCCGCCGCGGCCAGTGAATTTTTTTCAGGGAAGGTAAGGCGAGGACAAATTCCTCCGCTCTGGGACGGACATGCAGCCGAGAGAATAGCCGCGGTGCTGAGACGAGAGCACGGCAAACAAGTGCTCGAGTCAATACCTCAATGTCAGACGTCCCGCACGTAGATTGTACCGAGGGGATATCCACCAGAAGAGTTCTTGGGCTCCGACATCGTGTGTGAATTGTCGATCGACATTTAAGAGATTCCTCCGGTCGCATTAACCAATGCTAAGACTCGAACGATGGAGTCTCGCCAATGCGGCAAGATCACTCCAAATTTCGATCTCAACTTCTCGCAATTAAGGCGCGAGTTCGATGGACGCCGAGCCGGAGTTGGGTACTCAGATGTCGGGATCGGATGCAATTGCGGAACCTTGTTCAATAGCTCGGGGGATGCTTGCCGAAAAACTTCTGACGCAAAACCGAACCAGGAAGTCTCGCCGGCGGCCGTCATGTGATAAGTACCCCAGTTCTCATCCGCCCCTCCCGCACTGAGAATATGTTGGAGTACTTCAACAGTGGCACTTGCGAGCGATTGACTTGACGTCGGGGCTCCAATCTGGTCGTTAACGATCCTAAACTCATCGCGCTGCCGCGCCAATCTGAGGATAGTTAGTAGGAAGTTATTTCCGCGATAGCTGAAGACCCAGCTTGTACGAAAGATCAGATGTCTACAACCTGCGCGCCTGATCGACTTCTCTCCTTCGGCCTTTGTTCTTCCATATGCATTGATCGGACAAACTGGATCCTCTTCGACATACGGGTCAGACTTGGTTCCATCAAAGACATAGTCGGTAGAGTAATGCACGAGAAGAGAGCCTGTGCGAGCGACCTCTTGCGCGAGCACTTCAGGCGCTGTTGCATTGATCGCCTCGGCAAGCTCGGGCTCAGATTCTGCCTTATCGACGGCGGTGTATGCGGCGGCATTAACGACAA of the Acidobacteriota bacterium genome contains:
- a CDS encoding oxidoreductase — its product is MKQALVKAGGVIVQDVPAPQVSPKNLLVRVRHSCVSVGTEMASVGNSGMPLYSRALKQREHARRVIELMHDQGVKRTLDRVLGKLSAGLPIGYSAAGEVIEVGPEVSEFAVGDLVGCAGGGVANHAEFIDVPVNLAVKIPCGISTELASTVTLGAIALQGVRRANPTLGETIVVVGLGILGQLTTQLLRANGCTVCGVDIDSDRVQLALAHGMDFGIDASTENYVDCVCRLTQGFGADAVIVTAAGVSNTIISEAMQACRKKGRVVLVGDVGLDLKRSDFYKKELDFLISCSYGPGRYDPVYEEGGQDYPLGYVRWTENRNMEAYLHLLASGRVSISNLGIRKYSIDQAPQAYDALKIGHERSLVVVLEYPERELSENRVVMLKVPAKGDNKIKVALVGAGNFAAATHLPNLMGLKNRVALHCVMSRSGANARAIAGQFGASYATTEFEQVLGDPAIDLVIIATRHNLHGSMVLSALRAGKNVFVEKPLTLNPDDLGEIERFYQNNNAPLLMTGYNRRFSPLMKRVKQILKHRTTPIIVNYRMNAGYVAPDHWVHSAEGGGRNLGEACHIYDIFNFLTESRAMMIDAISISPPSKQYGKNENFVASIAYQDGSVGTLTYTALGSKAHPKEAMEIFVDGKVLSMIEYKSLTIAGTKAGGWKSMTQQKGHREELEALSDCLLQSAEWPISLNEQLEAARIAFEIEKQIIHGSSVFDAE
- a CDS encoding UDP-N-acetylglucosamine 2-epimerase (non-hydrolyzing), whose amino-acid sequence is MDRKNSELGLGNSSLKILHVVGARPNFVKAAAVFRALSQNSVVDQAILHTGQHYDVNMSDVFFEQLDIGTPRFNLGVGSGSPAQQTADIIKRFEPVVSAGHPDWVLVYGDVNSTVAAALVCSKIAIRLAHVEAGLRSFDRRMPEEINRVLTDQLADLLFTPSEDANRNLACEGITSERVHLVGNVMIDTLIRMLPQAAFAIPADIPENFILVTLHRPSNVDDADWLSNMLKTLLALSQRLPIVFPIHPRTRERMRAAGLEASGERIHFMNPISYVSFLALEQRAKLVITDSGGIQEETTFLRVPCLTLRENTERPITVSMGTNEVVGRDLSKVAAAASEFFSGKVRRGQIPPLWDGHAAERIAAVLRREHGKQVLESIPQCQTSRT
- the rfbD gene encoding dTDP-4-dehydrorhamnose reductase, with protein sequence MVVNHRPNTLLIGKNGQVGYDILPELEKISNVTAIDVETLDLTRPDDVRQFVRSLRPDIVVNAAAYTAVDKAESEPELAEAINATAPEVLAQEVARTGSLLVHYSTDYVFDGTKSDPYVEEDPVCPINAYGRTKAEGEKSIRRAGCRHLIFRTSWVFSYRGNNFLLTILRLARQRDEFRIVNDQIGAPTSSQSLASATVEVLQHILSAGGADENWGTYHMTAAGETSWFGFASEVFRQASPELLNKVPQLHPIPTSEYPTPARRPSNSRLNCEKLRSKFGVILPHWRDSIVRVLALVNATGGIS